CGTCCCGTTCGCGGTGAAAGACAACATCGACGTCGCCGGTCTGCCGACGACTGCCGCCTGTCCCGCGTACGCGTACGAGCCCGAAGCAAGCGCGACGGTCGTCGAGAAGCTCCTCGACGCCGGCGCGCTCCTGATCGGGAAGACGAACATGGACCAGTTCGCGACCGGACTGGTCGGGACACGGAGTCCCTACGGTGTCTGTCGGAACGTCCACAATCCGGCGTACATCAGCGGCGGGTCGAGCGCTGGCTCGGCCGTCGCAGTCGCTCGGGACCACGTGGCCTTCGCGCTCGGGACGGACACAGCCGGCTCCGGCCGTGTCCCGGCCGCCTGTAACGGCATCGTCGGGCTCAAACCCACCCGTGGAACGGTGAGTACCGATGGCGTGGTCCCCGCCTGTGCCAGTCTGGACTGTGTCTCGGTTTTCACCGACGCCTGTTCGGAGGCGCTGCGAGTGGAATCCGTGATTGCCGGCTTCGATTCGGCCGACCCGTATTCGCGCCGGCTGGCTGCTGACACCCAGTTCGATCCGCCGACCCAGGACCCGGACGCGGTCACCGTCGGCCTTCCCGAGACGACGGGACTGGAGTTTTTCGGTGATACCGAAGCGGAGCGGATGTTCGACCGGGTGTGTGAGACGGTCACTGCGGGGTTCGGCGAGTCCGTCAGGGTCGACTTCGATCCGTTCGTCGAAACCGCCGAGTTACTGTACGGGGGGCCGTGGCTCGCAGAGCGACTCGAAGCGATCGAGACGTTCGTCGAAACACACGCCGACGCCATGAACCCCATCGTCGAACGGATCGTCACCGAGGGTCGCCGGTACACCGCTATCGATACCTTCCGGGCGCTGCACGAACTGGAACGGCTCAAACGAGCCAGTGCACGTGTGTTCGACGACATAGACGTACTCGTCACGCCGACAGTCGGGACCATCTACACGATCGAGGAGGTCCGCGAGCAACCGATGGAACGGAACGCCGACCTCGGATACTACACCGATTACGTGAACCTACTCGACTTGTCTGCGGTCGCGGTGCCGGTCGGCCAGTACGACGACGGGCCCGGCTTCGGCGTGACTGTGCTCGGTGAGGCCGGCGATGACCCCCTCGTGGCCGCGGTCGGCGAACAGCTCCGGTCGATGGCCGCTACGGAGACGGCGACACCAGCGACCTCGACCGATTGACCGACCGGAAACCGCGCTACGACGGAACGCGACCTCCCCGCCGTCGCCCTCGCGCCGGTGCGTGAGCAGCGACGTAGCTGCGTCCGATATATACCCGACTATGTAGACCACGGAGCCGGACGTGACGTTCCAACGGGACATATAGCAATCATATAACCGCTTATGCACACCTGATTGTCCTTTCAGGATGTCATGGAAGATAGACGCGTTTCCCGGCGAACTGCGCTCACAGGCTCCGCGGCCGCGGTCGCGACCGCGCTGGCCGGCTGTTCGGGTATCCTGGGCGGGGGCGGACAGGGCGGTGGAGAGACGTACGAGGTCGGCTACGGCGACTCACAGACGACCGTGAACTCGGCGAACTTCCCGACCGACGAGAAGCTGTACGTCTACGCCGTCCAGTCGGGCTGGATGAACTGGCCCTCCGTGATGGCAGCCTTCAAACAGCAGTACGGCGTCGAGCTCAACGACGACGACCGCTCGTCCGGTGAGGCGCTGAAGGACGCGCGGTCACACGCGCAGAACCCGACACACTCGGCGTTCAACGGCGGCTACAGCTACGCGATTCAGGCGATGCGGGACGGGCTCACACAGACGTACAAACCCGCCAACTGGGACAAGGTCCCGGACAACGCCAAAACCGAGAACGGTCACTGTACCGGCACCCGGAAAGTGACGACGGCGCTCACCTACCGGAAGGACCTCTACGACGAGCGCGGGCTCGACGAGCCGGAGACGTGGGAGGACCTGCTCCACCCCGACATCATGAAAGACCTCGCGCTCCAGACGCCACAGGCGGCTGTCGGGCTCGCGGCAGCGCTGTCCATCAACAACGCTCGCGGCGGGAGTCTCGACGACGTCCAGCCGGTAATCGACTACTACAACCGGATTCAGGAGGGCGGTGCGGAGTACACCGATAACTTCCTCGCACAGTTCACGCGCGGGGAGTACGCGTCGTTCATCCGGTACGACTACTCCGGTCTCGACCTGAAATACAACAACGACG
The Halomicroarcula saliterrae genome window above contains:
- a CDS encoding extracellular solute-binding protein is translated as MEDRRVSRRTALTGSAAAVATALAGCSGILGGGGQGGGETYEVGYGDSQTTVNSANFPTDEKLYVYAVQSGWMNWPSVMAAFKQQYGVELNDDDRSSGEALKDARSHAQNPTHSAFNGGYSYAIQAMRDGLTQTYKPANWDKVPDNAKTENGHCTGTRKVTTALTYRKDLYDERGLDEPETWEDLLHPDIMKDLALQTPQAAVGLAAALSINNARGGSLDDVQPVIDYYNRIQEGGAEYTDNFLAQFTRGEYASFIRYDYSGLDLKYNNDDVAEEDVGVALLSGENGNEGAFNALYGYAMLANAPNPGAVKLFMDYVLSIEGQQHFLDAYARPIRASEMDMPDEFPDQSTYDRTEFTVDQTALNDKQQSIIQDITRGAGL
- the atzF gene encoding allophanate hydrolase, with product MEDDSLTISRLRSEYSTGDRTPEQTVETVFDRIRADETNAWITVRDREAVLADAEALDAPADQPLYGVPFAVKDNIDVAGLPTTAACPAYAYEPEASATVVEKLLDAGALLIGKTNMDQFATGLVGTRSPYGVCRNVHNPAYISGGSSAGSAVAVARDHVAFALGTDTAGSGRVPAACNGIVGLKPTRGTVSTDGVVPACASLDCVSVFTDACSEALRVESVIAGFDSADPYSRRLAADTQFDPPTQDPDAVTVGLPETTGLEFFGDTEAERMFDRVCETVTAGFGESVRVDFDPFVETAELLYGGPWLAERLEAIETFVETHADAMNPIVERIVTEGRRYTAIDTFRALHELERLKRASARVFDDIDVLVTPTVGTIYTIEEVREQPMERNADLGYYTDYVNLLDLSAVAVPVGQYDDGPGFGVTVLGEAGDDPLVAAVGEQLRSMAATETATPATSTD